In the genome of Notamacropus eugenii isolate mMacEug1 chromosome 5, mMacEug1.pri_v2, whole genome shotgun sequence, one region contains:
- the LOC140504825 gene encoding ubiquilin-like protein translates to MPHTTSNSQAPVPVQMAQNGQTSRQPIGKDISPSIIRVLVKTPNAQEEFVVSDDTTVSQFKEAISAQFKCNVDQLVLVFVGRILKDQDTLYQRGILDGYTVHLVIKSKNGPPTQLSGPHGSPALESSPREGIGKVVASGGRQSSCPSRNTTSPVPPIGAEKPKVPCQVPQPHTTHTPERMAQMLESPVIQQLLSNTELMRQLIMDHPEVQQLMKQNPEVGHILDNSEILRHTLDLARNPAMMQEMIQRPDMPRTPEGFWGNETNPGGDNALGRNYADLPDSLFGSIQDPLRENLFSELMGGASSLGGTSKSKCPEMQDSTPIPHLMKNPSQGPPPSGPVPAPAAAKASVPAATSKALGRAHSCGIQSIPALTSSEPPEQRKPKKAFQNMVDDPQQQEEMNSGIRFTGNMLQLLVQNPHLAAQMMLFMGSPQLYEQMRQQLPTILQQMQLSDLLLALANPKASQALLQIEQGLQMLSTEAPALLPWLTPYLWGLGRNAFPETGPAGAQGKEASGFPGRGKTDTRYQPLAILQRLQALAGGYSQQMQPPEVRFRPQMERLRAMGFRNHNANLQALIATEGDTSAAVRRLKRSQAS, encoded by the coding sequence ATGCCCCACACTACCTCTAATTCCCAAGCTCCAGTGCCTGTGCAGATGGCCCAGAATGGCCAGACTTCACGCCAGCCCATAGGCAAAGATATCTCCCCAAGCATCATCAGGGTGTTGGTGAAGACGCCTAATGCCCAGGAGGAATTCGTGGTGTCCGATGATACTACTGTGAGTCAATTCAAAGAGGCCATCTCGGCCCAATTCAAGTGCAATGTTGACCAGCTAGTGCTGGTCTTTGTGGGCCGCATCCTGAAAGATCAGGACACTCTGTACCAGAGGGGTATCTTGGATGGCTACACAGTCCATCTGGTCATCAAGTCCAAGAATGGTCCCCCAACCCAGCTCTCTGGGCCCCATGGGTCACCTGCCCTGGAATCTAGCCCTCGAGAGGGAATAGGAAAGGTAGTGGCCAGTGGGGGGCGGCAGTCCAGCTGCCCTAGCCGAAACACAACATCCCCTGTACCACCCATTGGGGCTGAGAAGCCCAAAGTCCCATGTCAGGTTCCACAGCCACACACTACGCACACTCCAGAGAGGATGGCTCAGATGCTTGAGAGTCCAGTCATCCAACAGCTCCTCTCCAACACTGAGCTGATGAGGCAGTTAATCATGGATCACCCTGAGGTGCAGCAGCTGATGAAACAGAATCCTGAGGTAGGCCACATCCTTGACAACTCAGAGATTCTGCGGCATACCCTTGACCTGGCCCGGAATCCAGCCATGATGCAGGAGATGATACAGAGACCAGATATGCCACGGACTCCAGAAGGGTTCTGGGGTAATGAGACAAACCCAGGAGGGGACAATGCCCTGGGAAGGAACTAcgcagaccttcctgattccttGTTTGGTAGTATCCAGGATCCTTTGCGGGAGAATCTTTTCTCTGAGCTCATGGGTGGGGCTTCATCCCTTGGAGGCACCTCCAAAAGTAAATGCCCTGAGATGCAGGATTCAACACCTATACCCCATCTGATGAAAAATCCCTCCCAAGGCCCTCCCCCCAGTGGCCCCGttcctgctcctgctgctgccaaGGCCAGTGTCCCAGCTGCCACCTCCAAGGCTCTAGGCCGGGCACATTCCTGTGGCATCCAAAGCATCCCTGCTCTGACCAGCTCAGAGCCTCCTGAGCAGAGAAAACCAAAAAAGGCTTTCCAGAATATGGTAGATGACCCCCAGCAGCAAGAAGAGATGAACTCTGGGATTCGATTTACAGGAAACATGCTGCAGCTTCTGGTACAGAATCCACATCTAGCAGCACAGATGATGCTGTTCATGGGATCACCTCAGCTCTATGAGCAGATGCGACAACAGCTGCCCACGATTCTGCAGCAGATGCAGCTATCAGACCTGCTGCTGGCCCTGGCAAATCCCAAAGCATCTCAGGCCCTGCTGCAGATTGAGCAAGGCCTGCAGATGCTGTCCACAGAAGCACCAGCCTTGCTACCATGGCTCACCCCATACCTGTGGGGCTTGGGGCGCAATGCCTTCCCTGAGACAGGGCCAGCAGGGGCTCAAGGCAAGGAAGCTTCTGGTTTTCCAGGCAGAGGCAAGACAGATACACGCTACCAGCCCCTGGCCATCCTCCAGCGTCTTCAGGCTCTTGCTGGAGGCTACTCCCAGCAGATGCAGCCTCCGGAAGTCCGCTTCCGCCCACAGATGGAGCGTCTGAGAGCCATGGGCTTCCGGAACCACAATGCCAACCTTCAGGCTCTGATTGCCACAGAAGGGGACACCAGCGCTGCTGTCCGTAGGCTTAAGCGGTCCCAGGCATCTTAG